A section of the Malania oleifera isolate guangnan ecotype guangnan chromosome 2, ASM2987363v1, whole genome shotgun sequence genome encodes:
- the LOC131148231 gene encoding uncharacterized protein LOC131148231: protein MAFNPLAILLKENKLVGPNYIDWKRNLDIVLTAKEYKCVLVENLKEMFGDQNCAARQTDMKELMNTIMAEGTPVWDYVLKMIGLLNELKILEAEIHGKTQVDIILQSLPDSFKQFFLNYNMNKLSYSLVELLKEFQVAEGIIRKPTIAFVTDKGSYSRPKGRKKQKKVQKPQGAPPIVRGP from the exons ATGGCTTTCAATCCTTTGGCTATTCTTCTCAAAGAAAATAAACTagttggacctaattatattgactggAAAAGGAACTTAGATATTGTACTGACTGCGAAGGAGTACAAGTGTGTGCTCGTAGAG aacctcaaagaaatgtttggggaTCAAAATTGTGCTGCTAGGCAGACCGATATgaaggaacttatgaatactaTTATGGCAGAAGGGACCCCAGTATGGGACTATGTTCTGAAGATGATTGGTCTTCTTAATGAGCTAAAGATCCTTGAAGCTGAAATTCATGGGAAAACCCAGGTCGATATCATTCTCCAATCGCTGCCTGACTCTTTCAAGCAATTTTTCCTGAACTACAACATgaataagctctcttactcattgGTAGAACTACTTAAAGAGTTTCAAGTAGCGGAGGGTATCATCAGGAAGCCAACTATTGCTTTTGTGACTGATAAAGGTTCTTATTCTAGGCCCAAAGGCCGAAAGAAGCAAAAAAAGGTTCAGAAACCACAAGGAGCTCCTCCAATAGTACGTGGGCCGTAG